Sequence from the Mustela erminea isolate mMusErm1 chromosome 8, mMusErm1.Pri, whole genome shotgun sequence genome:
CCCCCCCAATCCTTAGCAGCCTACCCTCTCCCAGGGCTCCGGTGCCAACCAGGCTGGGAGCATCCGAGGACAGGGACCCCTCCTTCATCAGAGCACCCACCCCTagccctggccccagcccaaCCTGAAGGAGGCTCTCAACTGATCGATGGCCAGAAGCCACGACACACCAGCCAGACCCTGTTCTCCCTTTTGGCCAACGTGGGGGCCTTGTCTTGTGGAGGCCGGGATGGACAAAATGCTCTGGGGCTTTGGGGCTGGGTGGGTCCACCCTTTAGTCTAAACGGAGGCCTTAAAACGGCTGCCCAGAGAGGGTGGGACAGGTAATAGCACTGGCCAACACGGGTAGAGcctggggagttgggggaatacAGCTGCCCCTCAGCTCCAGCCCATGGCCAGCACGCTGGGCATACTTGTTGCTAGAGGGGACCTCTTAAGAGAAGCCcagaatatgaatttttatgtaaatttcaaTAGGCAGTTATTTGGCGGGGGGAAGTGTTCTCAGAAAACAAGATAAGGCCCACAGCCTGCTGCTGTGCGCCCTCTGGACAACTGCCCAGCGCCCCCTAATTCTGGCTGCCCATCTCTCATTCAGGCACGCTGGCTGCTGCTCCAGGcctcccctgtccccaggccAAAGATGATCCCCAACAGCACCAGGGAGGCACCCAGCCCGGTTCCCACGGGGGCCCTGGGGCTCTCCCTGGCCCTGGCCATCCTCATCATCGCCGCCAACCTGCTCCTGGCCTTGGGCATCGCCAGGGATCGGCACCTGCGCCGCCCGCCCGCTGGCTGCTTCTTCCTGAGCCTGCTGCTGGCCGGGCTGCTCACAGGGCTGGCGCTACCCGTGCTGCCCGGCCTCTGGAGCCAGAGCCGCCTAGGCTACTGgtcctgtttcttcctctatctGGCGCCCAatttctccttcctgtccctgctCGCCAACCTCCTGCTGGTGCACGGCGAGCGCTACATGGCAGTGCGGCAGCCCCTGCGGCCCCGCGGGAGCACATGGCTGGCCCTGCTCCTCACCTGGGCCGGGCCCCTGCTCTTCACCAGCCTGCCAGCCCTGGGGTGGAACCATTGGGCCCCCGGCACCAACTGCAGCTCCCAGGCTGTCTTCCCGGCCCCCTACCTCTACCTTGAAGTCTACGGGCTCCTGCTGCCTGCCGTGGGGGCCGCCGCCCTGCTCTCTGCCCGTGTGCTGGCCATGGCTCACCGCCAGCTGCAGGACATCCGGCGGCTGGAGCGGGCAGTGTGCCGTGGCGCGCCATCGGCCCTGGCCCAGGCCCTCACCTGGAGGCAGGCAAGGGCACAGGCCGGGGCCACGCTGCTCTTCGGGCTGTGCTGGGGGCCCTATGTGGCCACCCTGCTCCTCTCAGTCCTGGCCTTTGAGCAGCGCCTGCCGCTGGGGCCAGGAACTCTGTTGTCCCTCATCTCACTGGGTAGTGCCAGCGCAGCAGCCGTGCCCGTGGCCATGGGGCTGGGGGATCAGCGCTACACAGCCCCCTGGAGGACGGCCGCCCGCAGGTGCCTGCGCATGCTGCCCAGAAGGACCCCCCGCACTGGGCCTGGCCCCCGCACAGCCTACCGCACCAGTAGCCAAAGCAGCGTGAACCTTGACTTGAACTAGGGGAAGGGCCTCTGCTGGCTCCTACTCGAAGCATCTGTCCATCTCCGCCAGGAAGGCAGTCTCCTCTTGTCTCCCCGGCCCTGCATCAGAGGCCCTGCCCTTATCTGACCCTACCCTGACCTAATAAACTCTGGCCAGGTCACGGTTATCTCATTCTGCTTCTccgaaagggggtggggagagaactAAAGTCAGATGTGCATCCACAGAGATCCGACTCCCTCAGCATCAACCGTCAGGGAGAGCCAGCTGAGGGCTCTCAAAGCCTAGCAGATTCTGCGGGGCCCCTCACCCCGACATGCCCCTCCCTGGTTTCTCCTATCCAGATGccacaaaaccacacacacacagtctctgggaagtatattttatttacatttttaaaatctgtaactagtatctcttcctcctttccaccCCCAGAGACTTGGGAAGGGAAAGAACGGGAACCTCAAGGACCTACTCcccacatacaaacacacagcCCCGTGATCACACCAGCAAATGAAGGTGAATGAGAAAGAGgcctgacccccccaccccgactctgAGGGACCCGCAGGTCTGGGCGAGGGTGGGGGCAGGCGCAAGAGGTGGGTCTCTTAAGAGAAGGGACAAAGGGGGCAAGTCAGTTTGAAGGGGTTGGAAAGTAGTCCAAGgcccccgcctcctcctcccccatacCCTACCGCCTCTGCTGGTGGGGTTCTCCCTTCACCCCTCAACACCAGAGCAGAGGCTGCAGCCATTAGCGGTCAGGTCTCTGGACACAAAATACTTTTGCTTTGTGGTCTCCTGATGTAGTCACCACCAGGGAGGCATCTCTGTGGACAAAAAGCACAGGTCAATGGGACTGAGGGCCCTGAGGCCTGGCCTCAAGCCCACCGCCCTGAGGCCCTCAGGGGGCCTGGTGCCTAGCACCGGGCTGCCGTGTCCACGTCAAGTGAACATGCTGGAAACCTGCACCCCGTAGGGGGTCAGAAAAGAGCCACAGCGTGGAGGAGATGGTCCCAGCCCCTCGGTGCCAGAACAGAGATGTGAGCGCCCACGCAGGTTCCCAACCACTGGAAGCGACAACTCCCTCAGGTTTCCCTGCACTTCGGGCTCACAGGCTGCCAGCAGGCCTTGGGGCCCACCTTCTGTCTCTTAAGAAGTCCCTCCCACACCCCAAGGACCCTGCGGCCCCCCAGGGGCCCTTCCCATCCTCCAAATACTCAAAGAGACTCCAGCCCTTGCCAGATTCATACTTGCTGAGGGCGAAGTCCAGGATCTCGGCCGTGTGGCCCCGGTAGTCTGTGAGCAGGCGGCCAGTGCGGGCGTCCCAGAGGCGCACGATGCCGTCCAGGCTGCAAGTGTAAACCACGGCGGTGCCCGCCTCCCACAGCAGCTGCACAATGCCTGACTGCGCCGGTGCCAGGAGACAGAGTGGGCATCAGGGCCAGAGAAGTGGGGGGCCTGCCTCTGACtctcagggagggagggggagggtagggaggggcCGGGGCACGGGGGGAACCAGAGAGCAAGCCCTGCCAGGGCTCCAGGCTGCCCGTACCTGGTGCTGACACTGGTGCCTAAGGGTCTGTGTAGACAGGTCATAGATGGCCAAGGTCCCATCCAGGTAGCCAACAGCTGCCAGAGGCAtcctgggcagaggagaggacCACTCAGACTAGGGGACAACCCTGGACTCCCATACCCTGCACTCCTCTCTGGTTCCccagcccaggcacccctcgccAAATCCTCCTCCCCAGCTGGCTTCTGCTCCAGGCCAAGGCCCTCCTCACACTCACACGCTGCagaaacccaaagactccacagAGTTGGACTcgctctcctccccttctcccacactGGGCTGGGACGCCACGGTCTCAGGTCTGAAAACACCCACCACCTAGAATCCCCGGGAGAGAAGCTGAGGATGAGAGCAGGGCTGATGACGGGGAGGAAAGGGGACCAGAAGAGTCccggggtggaggtggggtgggcatGGGAGGCCGCGGCTCAGCAGCCTGGCTCTGGGTTACACTCACCTTGCCGGTGGTGGCACTGACCAGCTTGGCCTGGCAGTCCACAGAGCCGGTGAGGATCAGGCTGCCGTCCTGATTGGTGGCGACACAGGTCAGAGGGCCCTGGTGACCCTCAGTCCCTAGGAAAGAGCAGACGATGAAGTCAGGCTTCGTCGTGGCCCCCGTAGCCCACCCCAGGCCTTCCGCACAGAGACCCAGGGAACCCCGTCCCGCCCTGGAGACCTTTTAGTACGTGGATCGGGCTTCCCTGCTTCAGGTCCCAGATCCTGATGGTGCCATCTTCATAGCCGACCACAGCTCTCTTCCCTGAAGGCCCACAGGCACAGATGGAGGGGAGGACAGACAACGCTCTCAGACACACCCAGCAAGGGAACGGCAGGGAGGGTAAGGGAGCAGACACTGCCCCTGGGACTCGCAGAAAGtcagggcaggagaggggaagcCGTCTGCACTGGGGCCTGGGTCCACCTTCCAGACAGCAGACCTCAGAGCTGGCCGGCTCAGGCCGAGGAGGGAGCCCAAGACGCCACAGAAACCTGCAGCCCACCACCCAGCAGCCTGGCAGACAGCTAGGGGAGCAGCCCTCACCATCAGGGAGGACTCGGCCGCAGGTAGCTGGGCAGTTGGGGCCTTGGAAGGTCTTGCAGTCGCCATTTGGGACCTTCCACATCCAGGTGTTGCCGTCAGCTGTGCCAGCCAGGAGGACAGGTGCCCGAGGGTGCCACTCCATCCactgggcagagaggaggggtcAGCAGGCAGGCCTTTCACCCCATTCCCCAAGGAGCCCTTCCATAAGCTCCACCCAAGCTGTCCTTGCTTCTGAGGGTGGCAGGGACTGGGCAAGAACAGAGCCAGACACTCGCGCTGCGCCTGGACAGCACACTGTCTTCAAGCCAGCGTGGTCTGGTAAAGGCAAGActggacccccccacccccagctcttgGCACCTACCAAGGCCCCACACAGCTCAACACCACTCTGAAGATCTCACCTCCAGATCTCCTGCTTCAAAGGACCAGACCTCCTCCTTGGTGTCCACCTGCCACACTTTCAAGAGGCCGCTCATGTCCCCTGTGGCCACGAGGGTAGAGTCGTGGCTGAAACCAGCACAAGTAACAGAGTCTTTATGGCCTGCAAAGtaaaggaggcagaaagagaggagaacaTCAGGAGAATAGGACCCAGGTGTCTGGCCTCCTGAAAGGACCAGCTGGGAAGAGAAAGGTCGGTCCCACCATAACAGGGGCCTCAAGCTCACTGCCACTCCAGGAGTCAATACTCAGCCAATCCCCCCAGGTCTCCCTAGGGAGATGCTAGCCTTTCACTCAACCATGCCTAGCTAGCCCAGGCCTGTGTCCTCCCCACTCGGTCTGCTCCATACCTCTGCCCAAAAAACCAGCTCCTCCTTTCTGTCTAAATAGCCTACGACAGCTGCTACCTCCTCCCAGACCTTCCCCAGACTCCTCGGGCCAATACTGGCTCCCTCCCCATGCCCAAGACAGTCTAGGTTATTCTGTTCTGATGTCCTTGGGTTCAGCACAGAGCTCACCCCAAATGGGGACCAGTAAATGGTGCTGGATGCACAACCATTGCAGGCTAGCCCCCAAGACCTCCAAAGTAACGTAACTACACCTGCCCCCCCCTCACCTGCACACTCAAAGAGCAGCTCCCCATCACTGAGCCTCCATACGAAAGCCTTGTCATCTTCACCCCCAGTCACTGCCAAGGTGTTGGTCTTGGGGTCCAGGCTCACACAAAACACAGACGCTGTCCCAAGAGATATTCCATGAGTAAGCGGACAgggttcccccacccccccaccctgggtTCTGTCCTTCGGGACGTACAGGAAGCCCACCCCCTTCCACCCAAAGCAACATGTCTTTCCTCCTGGAAAAGAAGGGTGCATCCAAGTTCTAAGTTTCAAGCATCAAGTTGTTGGAGCAATCCCAGCCCACGCTTGCCAAGCTCCAATCCTTCCCCAGTGCTGCTGCCCTCACCGCCCCAGATAGACAAGGAGTGTACACATGCAGGCTTCCAGGTCTCAGCACATGGTGTCACCAGGCTGAGCACGGAGTGAGGAAAGCACCGTGTCACTTCCCTTATTAAGGGCTAATATTTGAGAGAATTATATAAAACATGTTCAAAAAGGTACAACTACCTCTAATTTACTACAAGGTAACCTTCTGAAAAGAAACTAAGACCCAGAAAGATTAATAAAGATCATAAATCGCTAAGGAACAAGAGGAGGCTTTGAAGCCAGCCGGCTCCAGGAGCCAAGCTCTCCCCCAGGCCCTCACAGTGCGAGCTCCTCCAGGGCAAGGCCAGCCTCTGTTTTCCCAACTCCCTGTCCCTCCAAAGGCTCCCTACACAGCAGGAGTCTGATGTTCCAATGCCCACGTGCACTGAGTTGATGGCGGATCCCCTCAGAGACCTACCTGAGTGCAATGCAAAGGTGACTTCACTATCGTCTGGGCCCTCCATGCTGCCGACCACCCCTTCCTGGGGTTCTAGAACCCAGCCCTCCTCGttgccctcttcctcttcttcttcttcttcaaagtcCACATCTTCCATCTCCTGGGCCAGATCATCTGCTTTGGGGAGAGGGTTAAGAGATGCGGCTGGGCAGACAgtaagaaagagggaaggggagaagtgGTGGGGAGGTCTGAGGCGCTGGGGTGTAACGAGAGGGtcggctgaggtcagagagggacaagcaagggTAGAAGCGGCAGGGAGGCGGGGACACGGGGGACGGACAGGAGAAGTCTGAGGACCCGGGGTTGGCTAGAGACGGTGTGGGAAGGGAGGACCGAGGGGATGATGGGAAGGGGGTGTGtgaggggaagggccagaggaGGCGTCAGGggaacccccacccctgccaggccTAAGAACTaagtgtgggggcagggcagggggggaACGGCGAAATGGGTCGGGAGGAATGAccagtggggagaggaagggaggggggagaagcaggggtcAGAGGCCAGGGGTGAGCGCCTCCTGTCCC
This genomic interval carries:
- the AAMP gene encoding angio-associated migratory cell protein isoform X1 — translated: MESESESGAAADTPPLETLSFHGDEEIIEVVELDPGPPDPADDLAQEMEDVDFEEEEEEEEGNEEGWVLEPQEGVVGSMEGPDDSEVTFALHSASVFCVSLDPKTNTLAVTGGEDDKAFVWRLSDGELLFECAGHKDSVTCAGFSHDSTLVATGDMSGLLKVWQVDTKEEVWSFEAGDLEWMEWHPRAPVLLAGTADGNTWMWKVPNGDCKTFQGPNCPATCGRVLPDGKRAVVGYEDGTIRIWDLKQGSPIHVLKGTEGHQGPLTCVATNQDGSLILTGSVDCQAKLVSATTGKVVGVFRPETVASQPSVGEGEESESNSVESLGFCSVMPLAAVGYLDGTLAIYDLSTQTLRHQCQHQSGIVQLLWEAGTAVVYTCSLDGIVRLWDARTGRLLTDYRGHTAEILDFALSKDASLVVTTSGDHKAKVFCVQRPDR
- the GPBAR1 gene encoding G-protein coupled bile acid receptor 1; the encoded protein is MIPNSTREAPSPVPTGALGLSLALAILIIAANLLLALGIARDRHLRRPPAGCFFLSLLLAGLLTGLALPVLPGLWSQSRLGYWSCFFLYLAPNFSFLSLLANLLLVHGERYMAVRQPLRPRGSTWLALLLTWAGPLLFTSLPALGWNHWAPGTNCSSQAVFPAPYLYLEVYGLLLPAVGAAALLSARVLAMAHRQLQDIRRLERAVCRGAPSALAQALTWRQARAQAGATLLFGLCWGPYVATLLLSVLAFEQRLPLGPGTLLSLISLGSASAAAVPVAMGLGDQRYTAPWRTAARRCLRMLPRRTPRTGPGPRTAYRTSSQSSVNLDLN
- the AAMP gene encoding angio-associated migratory cell protein isoform X2, giving the protein MESESESGAAADTPPLETLSFHGDEEIIEVVELDPGPPDPDDLAQEMEDVDFEEEEEEEEGNEEGWVLEPQEGVVGSMEGPDDSEVTFALHSASVFCVSLDPKTNTLAVTGGEDDKAFVWRLSDGELLFECAGHKDSVTCAGFSHDSTLVATGDMSGLLKVWQVDTKEEVWSFEAGDLEWMEWHPRAPVLLAGTADGNTWMWKVPNGDCKTFQGPNCPATCGRVLPDGKRAVVGYEDGTIRIWDLKQGSPIHVLKGTEGHQGPLTCVATNQDGSLILTGSVDCQAKLVSATTGKVVGVFRPETVASQPSVGEGEESESNSVESLGFCSVMPLAAVGYLDGTLAIYDLSTQTLRHQCQHQSGIVQLLWEAGTAVVYTCSLDGIVRLWDARTGRLLTDYRGHTAEILDFALSKDASLVVTTSGDHKAKVFCVQRPDR